The following coding sequences lie in one Synechococcus sp. PCC 7336 genomic window:
- a CDS encoding pitrilysin family protein produces MNPTIHRSQFSNGIVLLAIENPAVDIVSARLYWSGGALAETARQAGLSHLVAAVLTKGTEGRTALDIAECVESAGALFGSESTADYFALSLKSVASDFPSLFHLACEIARRPSFPQTEFDRERALVLQSIRAQQERPFTAAFDPLRRALYGNHPYAFAVTGTSDTVAALACADLVAYHRDRLRPDRLVVAIAGRIDPIEAECLVADALGDWLAPASAPELAVNPLPSLEGDRSLVSEQQTQQTIAMLGCRAAPIDNPDWIPLKLACVHLGGGLSSRLFVELREKRGLAYEVSASFAPRRHAAPLIAYLGTAPANAVEAVQGLRDEFDRLVQQPLTADELAIAKRKLLGQYALSKQTNSQLAQLLGWYETLGLGVAYDRHYPEAIAAVDADRLQRVVARYLTQPVLSVAGPAVPVTAIAG; encoded by the coding sequence GTGAACCCCACTATCCATCGATCCCAATTTTCCAACGGCATTGTCTTGCTGGCGATCGAGAATCCAGCAGTGGATATTGTTTCCGCGCGGCTGTATTGGAGTGGGGGAGCTTTAGCTGAAACGGCTCGACAGGCGGGACTTTCGCACTTAGTGGCTGCGGTGTTGACCAAGGGGACGGAAGGGCGAACTGCGCTGGATATTGCTGAATGCGTGGAGTCTGCTGGGGCCTTATTCGGCTCGGAAAGTACTGCCGATTACTTTGCCCTCAGCCTCAAGTCAGTGGCCTCAGATTTTCCCAGCCTGTTTCATTTAGCCTGCGAGATCGCCCGCAGGCCGAGCTTCCCGCAAACTGAGTTCGATCGCGAGCGAGCTCTGGTGCTGCAATCTATTCGCGCCCAGCAAGAGCGACCCTTCACAGCAGCCTTCGACCCCCTGAGACGGGCCCTCTACGGCAATCACCCCTATGCCTTTGCCGTCACGGGAACTTCAGACACTGTTGCAGCGCTCGCATGTGCCGATTTAGTGGCCTATCACCGCGATCGCCTGCGTCCCGACCGGTTGGTGGTGGCGATCGCCGGACGGATCGATCCGATCGAGGCCGAATGTCTGGTTGCCGATGCCCTCGGAGATTGGCTTGCCCCTGCCTCAGCCCCAGAATTGGCGGTCAATCCCTTGCCGAGCTTGGAGGGCGATCGCTCGCTGGTTTCAGAGCAGCAAACGCAGCAAACGATTGCGATGTTGGGCTGTCGGGCAGCCCCGATTGACAATCCCGATTGGATTCCCCTCAAACTTGCTTGCGTGCATTTGGGGGGCGGGCTATCCAGTCGCTTGTTTGTGGAATTGCGCGAAAAGCGAGGCTTGGCTTATGAAGTATCGGCCTCCTTCGCCCCCCGCCGTCATGCAGCGCCGTTGATTGCTTATTTAGGGACTGCTCCAGCCAACGCAGTAGAGGCGGTACAGGGGTTGAGAGACGAGTTCGATCGCCTCGTGCAGCAGCCTCTGACGGCAGACGAGTTGGCAATTGCCAAGCGCAAATTGCTCGGACAATATGCGCTGTCGAAGCAGACCAACAGCCAATTGGCACAGCTTTTGGGCTGGTACGAGACTCTCGGGCTGGGAGTAGCCTACGATCGTCACTATCCAGAGGCCATTGCGGCGGTGGATGCCGATCGCCTGCAGCGGGTGGTTGCCCGTTACTTAACGCAGCCCGTTCTTTCGGTGGCGGGACCGGCGGTTCCCGTGACGGCGATCGCGGGCTAA
- a CDS encoding pentapeptide repeat-containing protein: protein MSAVNTVLELLDEYANGERNFSRSELHEANLAKAILNGIDLSWAYMVGTRLNNSELQYAHLDWTNLIGADLSGANLNRANLSWAKLSRANLYGANLAHANFVWCNLVGADLRTINLDLADLREANYSLETRLPAGFDPIEAGMYLVDIAPSDN, encoded by the coding sequence ATGAGCGCTGTCAACACCGTCCTCGAACTGCTCGACGAATATGCCAATGGCGAACGCAACTTCAGCCGCTCCGAGCTGCACGAAGCCAATCTAGCTAAAGCCATTCTCAACGGTATAGACCTCAGTTGGGCTTATATGGTGGGAACCCGTCTCAACAATTCCGAGCTGCAATACGCCCACCTCGACTGGACTAACTTGATTGGGGCCGACCTCAGCGGAGCCAACCTCAACCGTGCCAATTTAAGCTGGGCTAAACTCAGCCGTGCCAATCTTTACGGGGCCAACCTGGCCCACGCCAACTTCGTTTGGTGCAACCTCGTAGGGGCCGACCTGCGAACCATCAACTTAGATTTGGCAGACCTGCGCGAAGCGAATTACTCTTTGGAAACCCGTTTGCCTGCTGGCTTCGATCCGATCGAAGCAGGTATGTATCTAGTAGATATTGCGCCCTCCGACAATTGA
- a CDS encoding AMIN domain-containing protein, translating to MIVKRCLKTGLAAGLALSLPLTAASVLFPSSQSSRLAIAANESQDQAAIRAIDLQQQGDRLTLEIALAGTGRPQVFFTQQGNAWVGDIANVSLDVNGERSHYRQDNPAPGIRYLEARQISNTGVQIRLLGDTAAPQGLLSTRSSDLLVFDFDSPPVATIASVPTDASDSATVSDVAAGEAPLPESSQANEPAILPPLLPPRSRRSESSSTTASASNSQGEGVLLENGLPSPIDTYLRGNNASSSPSSAPPSRPNAVAASTATPSTAAAPEASSPTPAALPPTSVAQGTDTTPEAQPIPPPLRQRLSLATAPPVGDIVTGDIRLTPPIVDLGSRETVTLTLKDAPVADVLSLLVRRAGLDVVLNDVPADATVSLDVNSSPLQDVFGSLLQLNQLQSERVGQTVFIGNTLPGVQQETLRTFRLNQAFVFETTLQAGGIEPTLGDLDSIIGEDIEIPGVLDTLLDMAANLPPLDGVQLFGDERTNTITAIGTPFQLDLISAQISQLDVRRRQAMLDFKLVDVILDNNLTLDFAGSFQSGNFGLGFFLDPAFQPPLEDGSSNFIFDSLGDLATQGIAEIEVLAESDRFKILADPKVFVSDGGFSTVTIGDEVIVNVEFQTDPATGVTTETAVIGNVGVTLVVRNVRIDDNGFVTLDLSPQVSSPSSTEIFAETTITLLSQRTLNSQQLRMRDGETLLISGLIQDTDLVTVDKVPILGDIPLLGALFRQSSTENERREVVLLMTPYILKENT from the coding sequence ATGATCGTAAAACGTTGTCTGAAAACAGGGCTAGCTGCTGGTTTAGCCTTGAGTTTGCCGCTAACCGCTGCGAGTGTATTATTTCCTAGCTCGCAGTCATCGCGTTTGGCCATTGCTGCTAACGAATCTCAAGACCAGGCTGCCATTCGAGCGATTGACCTACAGCAGCAAGGCGATCGCTTGACCTTGGAGATTGCTCTGGCGGGCACGGGACGCCCACAAGTCTTTTTCACGCAGCAGGGTAACGCCTGGGTGGGAGACATTGCCAATGTCAGCCTCGATGTCAATGGCGAACGCAGCCACTATCGTCAAGATAATCCCGCCCCCGGCATCCGCTATCTAGAAGCCCGTCAAATCAGCAACACAGGCGTTCAAATTCGCCTCTTAGGAGATACTGCTGCTCCGCAAGGATTGCTCTCTACCCGCAGCAGCGATCTGCTGGTCTTCGACTTCGACAGCCCGCCCGTGGCGACCATTGCCTCCGTACCGACAGATGCCAGTGACTCCGCAACTGTGTCTGATGTTGCTGCAGGTGAAGCGCCACTACCGGAATCCAGCCAAGCGAACGAACCCGCCATCTTACCGCCACTATTACCCCCGCGGAGTCGTCGATCGGAGTCTAGTTCTACCACCGCCAGTGCTAGCAACTCCCAGGGCGAGGGCGTTCTCTTAGAGAATGGCCTGCCATCTCCCATCGATACATATTTGCGCGGCAATAACGCCTCAAGCTCCCCTTCCTCGGCACCGCCCTCGCGGCCAAACGCAGTCGCAGCCTCTACAGCAACACCATCAACCGCTGCTGCCCCAGAAGCGTCATCCCCCACCCCAGCAGCGCTCCCGCCTACGTCTGTGGCGCAAGGGACTGACACAACTCCAGAGGCGCAGCCAATACCGCCCCCTCTCCGACAGCGATTGTCACTCGCGACAGCTCCTCCCGTTGGAGACATTGTGACGGGAGATATCAGGCTGACACCTCCCATTGTCGATCTGGGCAGCCGCGAAACGGTGACATTGACGCTCAAAGATGCTCCTGTGGCGGATGTCTTGAGTTTGTTAGTGCGGCGGGCGGGTTTAGACGTTGTGCTCAATGATGTGCCTGCCGATGCCACGGTTTCTCTAGATGTGAATAGCTCGCCACTGCAGGACGTGTTTGGTTCCCTCTTGCAACTCAACCAGTTACAGTCCGAGCGGGTGGGACAGACGGTCTTTATCGGCAATACCTTGCCGGGGGTCCAGCAGGAAACGTTGCGCACGTTCCGCCTCAATCAAGCCTTTGTATTCGAGACCACTCTGCAAGCTGGAGGGATTGAACCCACGCTAGGCGACCTCGATTCCATCATCGGTGAAGATATCGAAATTCCTGGGGTATTAGATACCTTGCTCGATATGGCTGCCAATCTGCCTCCGCTAGATGGAGTCCAACTGTTTGGCGACGAGCGCACCAACACCATCACAGCCATCGGCACCCCCTTCCAGCTCGATCTGATTTCAGCACAAATTAGTCAGTTAGACGTGCGCCGCCGCCAAGCTATGCTCGATTTCAAGCTGGTGGATGTCATCTTGGATAACAACCTGACGTTAGATTTCGCCGGCTCCTTCCAAAGTGGCAACTTCGGCTTGGGCTTCTTCTTAGACCCTGCCTTTCAACCACCGCTTGAAGATGGCTCCAGTAACTTTATCTTTGACAGTTTGGGCGATCTGGCCACGCAAGGAATTGCAGAGATCGAGGTCTTAGCCGAAAGCGATCGCTTTAAAATCTTGGCCGATCCGAAAGTCTTCGTCAGCGACGGCGGGTTCAGTACCGTTACCATCGGCGATGAAGTTATTGTCAATGTTGAATTCCAGACCGATCCGGCTACAGGGGTTACCACCGAAACCGCTGTTATCGGTAATGTTGGCGTCACGCTAGTCGTCAGAAATGTGCGGATTGATGACAACGGTTTTGTCACGCTCGACCTCTCTCCTCAGGTCTCATCCCCTTCATCGACAGAGATATTTGCTGAAACCACCATCACACTCCTCAGCCAGCGTACGCTCAATTCGCAACAGTTGCGCATGAGAGATGGCGAAACATTATTGATCTCGGGTCTGATTCAAGATACCGATCTGGTCACTGTGGATAAAGTTCCCATCTTGGGGGATATTCCATTGTTGGGAGCCTTGTTCCGTCAATCAAGTACCGAGAACGAGCGCCGCGAGGTGGTGCTCTTAATGACCCCATACATTCTGAAGGAAAACACCTGA
- a CDS encoding PilN domain-containing protein, protein MYTPEINFLKQRQQQAAGGAVGTVISPTVARGIRSGANAVIIGAAFALVLVGAYGAVAFFVERRLANLKGELAQVETDLSRAEGEVAQLRQLENELNAINDRTSAFKSFFNQLRPWSSILEDFRQQVPANVWITEIRAENRTVTIEGQSPSFDSVNDYQLTLLQSPLVENALLERAVLENTSGDAEAELLPTVEYSLQVTLTDRSVEDLFLTLSENGSTGLIRKIEILRDLEEQT, encoded by the coding sequence GTGTACACACCTGAAATTAATTTCCTCAAGCAGCGGCAGCAGCAGGCCGCAGGGGGGGCAGTTGGAACTGTCATCAGCCCTACGGTTGCCCGAGGAATTCGCAGTGGAGCGAATGCTGTCATTATCGGTGCAGCTTTTGCTCTCGTCCTCGTAGGGGCTTATGGGGCAGTGGCCTTTTTTGTCGAGAGGCGGCTCGCCAATCTGAAGGGAGAACTGGCACAAGTTGAAACAGATTTGAGTCGGGCTGAAGGGGAAGTAGCCCAGTTGCGTCAATTGGAAAACGAGTTGAATGCCATCAACGATCGCACTTCGGCTTTCAAGTCATTTTTCAATCAGTTGCGGCCTTGGTCGTCCATTTTAGAAGACTTCCGACAGCAAGTTCCTGCGAATGTCTGGATTACTGAAATTAGGGCCGAAAACAGGACGGTCACGATTGAGGGGCAATCTCCCTCATTCGATAGTGTGAACGACTACCAATTGACCTTGTTGCAATCTCCCTTGGTGGAAAATGCCTTGCTGGAGAGGGCCGTCCTCGAAAATACCTCAGGAGACGCAGAGGCAGAACTCTTGCCAACCGTTGAATATAGCCTGCAGGTAACCCTGACCGATCGCTCGGTTGAAGATCTGTTTTTAACGCTTTCAGAGAATGGCTCGACCGGTTTGATTCGGAAAATTGAAATTTTGCGCGACTTGGAGGAGCAAACATGA
- the pilM gene encoding type IV pilus biogenesis protein PilM, translated as MGTIPLAVVSGAIYPLAIVLKGLFSGGGSENLLGVELTSETIAVAQLKQQGSSLKLTHFATTPMPSGAMEDDKILDPQAVGLTLLELLNENRIKQTQVASAIPGRDAIVRLLRLPADLPEDELRNTVLNQEAELYIPFPREEADIDFQPLGINVSPDGAEEIEVLLVATPREIVDNYLSVMSVANLEVNSIELASFALIRAIKDQLAQFGQQEAIALASIGYEVTQLSIIVSGVPQFTRTINIGTAEMQQVLGQALNVPAATSDSLLKSLKLPIVDPNVGSRPTGNPGSAAVARVLTDLADELQRSIDFYANQDGSASVVQILLAGQGASLKDIDVFLGQQLSQTVSLVDPLNGVSVPQSIDIPEGMRASIGVAVGLGMRES; from the coding sequence TTGGGTACTATTCCACTAGCCGTAGTGTCTGGGGCTATTTATCCCCTTGCGATTGTGTTAAAAGGTCTATTTTCTGGCGGCGGAAGTGAAAATCTCTTAGGGGTGGAACTCACCTCGGAGACGATTGCTGTAGCTCAGCTCAAACAGCAGGGGTCTAGCCTCAAGCTGACTCACTTTGCGACCACTCCCATGCCCAGCGGAGCGATGGAGGATGACAAAATTCTCGATCCGCAAGCCGTAGGGCTAACCTTACTGGAGTTACTCAATGAGAATCGCATCAAGCAGACCCAGGTGGCTAGTGCCATTCCGGGGCGAGACGCCATTGTGAGATTGCTGAGACTACCTGCCGACTTGCCAGAAGACGAGTTGCGCAATACGGTCCTCAATCAAGAAGCAGAATTGTACATTCCCTTCCCTCGAGAAGAGGCGGACATCGACTTTCAACCCTTGGGAATTAATGTTTCCCCCGATGGGGCGGAAGAAATTGAGGTGTTATTGGTGGCCACGCCCAGAGAGATCGTCGATAACTACCTATCGGTGATGTCGGTGGCCAATCTAGAAGTCAACTCGATCGAATTGGCCAGCTTTGCACTCATTCGCGCCATCAAAGATCAACTGGCTCAATTCGGCCAGCAAGAGGCGATCGCCCTAGCCTCGATCGGCTACGAAGTCACCCAGTTGAGCATCATTGTTTCTGGGGTGCCGCAGTTTACCCGCACCATCAATATCGGTACGGCGGAAATGCAGCAAGTGTTGGGACAGGCCCTCAACGTTCCGGCAGCCACCTCAGACTCGTTGCTCAAATCCTTGAAGCTGCCCATTGTCGATCCCAATGTGGGCTCTCGGCCCACCGGCAATCCGGGCAGTGCTGCAGTCGCCAGGGTACTGACCGACTTGGCCGACGAGTTGCAGCGCTCGATCGATTTCTACGCCAACCAAGATGGCAGTGCATCGGTCGTACAAATTCTGTTAGCTGGGCAGGGGGCCAGCCTCAAAGATATCGACGTGTTCTTGGGACAGCAACTCAGTCAAACTGTGTCGCTGGTAGATCCCTTGAATGGGGTGAGTGTCCCGCAGTCGATCGACATTCCAGAAGGCATGCGGGCATCCATCGGGGTGGCAGTGGGTTTAGGCATGCGAGAGAGTTAG
- a CDS encoding pentapeptide repeat-containing protein — MSTFWQPLLLAIAATSAGAISLPAPAESLDFPAESLDFPAEPIRVAQFFNPTALCLNCRLARTALDALSGQGLALPGRNILPGATSAERLAQVRATGDCENCQLAGAVLKGAYLQRANLRGSDLRAANLNGADLRGAQLEGANLAGADLRNANLEGANLRNVQLERARLHNAAIDANTTIASRWLQVRNLVTDGAMGMNLAAVAATGAGTAPTNSLDLSEADLTGADLRGAQLQGANVANSVLTGAFLSEASLAGADLTAADLFTADLSGADLSQSQLSQARLVASNLSGATLQQANLMAANLSEAIAPQADFTASELSQARLNSADLTAATLARANLTQADLQFANLSQTNIDLAQFSNAQLAGATLAGASGTPASLQKASVRGTDLSGVDLSNVDLRRLDLSAANLTGANLSNANLQRVNLAGADLTGANLTGANLTRANLVNVTLVGANLADANFAKADLTNANLDGSRFPGARFTRAKLCGATLAGGQPMRTC; from the coding sequence ATGTCGACTTTTTGGCAGCCCCTTTTACTGGCGATCGCGGCCACCTCAGCCGGAGCAATCTCCTTGCCTGCCCCTGCCGAATCCCTAGATTTCCCTGCCGAGTCCCTAGACTTCCCTGCCGAACCGATTCGAGTGGCGCAGTTTTTTAACCCCACTGCCCTTTGCCTCAACTGTCGGTTAGCGAGGACGGCCCTCGATGCCCTATCCGGCCAGGGCTTGGCTCTGCCGGGAAGAAATATTCTGCCCGGTGCCACTTCGGCCGAGCGGCTAGCCCAAGTGCGGGCCACGGGAGACTGCGAGAATTGCCAGTTAGCCGGAGCTGTCTTGAAGGGAGCTTATCTGCAGAGGGCGAATTTGCGAGGCAGCGATTTGCGAGCAGCAAATTTAAACGGGGCCGATTTGCGGGGAGCCCAGTTGGAAGGGGCCAATTTGGCCGGCGCAGATTTGCGCAATGCCAATTTAGAAGGGGCCAATCTGCGGAACGTGCAGTTGGAGCGAGCCCGCTTGCACAATGCCGCGATCGACGCGAACACCACGATTGCCAGCCGCTGGTTGCAGGTGCGCAATCTAGTTACAGATGGGGCGATGGGGATGAATTTAGCGGCAGTCGCGGCAACAGGGGCGGGTACCGCCCCAACAAACAGCCTCGATTTAAGCGAGGCGGACTTGACGGGCGCGGACCTGCGAGGAGCTCAATTGCAGGGAGCGAATGTTGCAAACTCAGTCTTAACCGGAGCGTTTTTGTCTGAAGCCAGTTTGGCTGGGGCCGACTTAACAGCAGCAGATTTATTTACGGCGGACTTGAGCGGTGCCGACTTGAGCCAGAGTCAGTTGAGTCAAGCACGTTTAGTGGCGTCTAATTTGAGTGGGGCGACGCTGCAGCAGGCGAATTTAATGGCAGCGAATCTGAGTGAGGCGATCGCCCCCCAAGCCGATTTCACCGCCAGCGAGTTGAGTCAAGCCCGGTTGAACTCCGCCGATCTGACGGCAGCAACGCTCGCTCGGGCTAATTTGACACAGGCAGACTTGCAATTCGCCAACCTATCGCAGACAAACATCGATCTCGCCCAATTTTCGAACGCGCAATTAGCAGGGGCAACGCTGGCTGGAGCATCTGGGACTCCGGCAAGTTTGCAGAAGGCGTCTGTACGCGGCACCGATTTGAGTGGAGTTGACTTGAGCAATGTCGATCTGCGCCGTCTAGATTTGAGTGCTGCTAATTTAACGGGGGCCAATTTAAGCAATGCAAATCTGCAGCGGGTCAATTTAGCAGGAGCCGATTTAACGGGGGCCAATTTAACGGGGGCTAATTTAACTAGAGCCAATTTGGTGAATGTCACTTTAGTGGGAGCCAATTTAGCAGACGCCAACTTTGCCAAAGCGGACTTGACCAATGCCAATCTCGATGGCAGTCGATTTCCCGGGGCCCGATTTACTAGAGCCAAATTGTGCGGGGCTACACTCGCAGGCGGGCAGCCGATGAGAACCTGCTGA
- a CDS encoding bifunctional oligoribonuclease/PAP phosphatase NrnA yields MPSLSAVSVNTASSMGKKAVTGLRSKAELFRANLERHRGDRQLIVLQDFPDPDALSTAWTYSLIAEQYGIQTETVYAGTLSHQENIALVRLTELPCQKWDLSSVRAADLKQYDAAVFVDHQGTTSQIAALVKEAELPIAVIVDHHSTQNLYEGEFEDIRPASAATATIFTQYLQEGALELDASNPVHVQCATALMHGLRSETDRLLQAKEADLAAAAYISRFYDPQLLTAVLQSSRSRRVMEIIAKALGNRCIRNNFSISGVGYLRYEDRDAIPQAADFLLSEEDVHTAMVYGIIHSESGQEVVTGSLRTSKLTLDPDEFLKKAFGQDGQGRFFGGGRSRAGGFEITLGFLSGSNENSDYAEQKWSIFDKQIRQKLSRLIDPEESTR; encoded by the coding sequence ATGCCTTCCTTGTCGGCCGTGTCGGTGAATACTGCCAGCAGTATGGGTAAGAAGGCCGTTACCGGCTTGCGCTCTAAAGCGGAGTTGTTCCGAGCCAATCTCGAACGGCATCGAGGCGATCGCCAGCTAATTGTCCTGCAGGATTTTCCCGATCCAGATGCCTTGTCTACCGCTTGGACCTACAGCCTGATCGCCGAGCAATACGGCATTCAAACCGAGACGGTTTATGCAGGTACCCTCAGCCATCAAGAAAATATTGCCCTCGTGCGGCTGACGGAGCTACCCTGCCAAAAATGGGATCTCAGCAGCGTGCGGGCAGCCGATCTGAAGCAATACGATGCGGCGGTGTTTGTCGATCACCAAGGCACCACCAGCCAAATTGCCGCACTGGTAAAAGAAGCCGAACTGCCGATCGCCGTCATTGTCGATCACCACAGCACTCAAAATCTCTACGAAGGGGAATTCGAAGATATTCGACCTGCGAGTGCGGCTACGGCCACGATCTTCACTCAATATTTGCAAGAGGGCGCGCTCGAACTGGATGCCAGCAACCCAGTACACGTCCAGTGTGCGACAGCGCTGATGCACGGCTTGAGATCCGAAACCGATCGATTGCTGCAAGCCAAAGAGGCCGATTTGGCGGCGGCGGCCTATATCAGCCGCTTCTACGATCCGCAGTTGCTGACAGCGGTGTTGCAGTCTTCGCGATCGCGCCGTGTGATGGAAATTATTGCCAAGGCATTGGGCAATCGCTGCATCCGCAACAACTTCTCAATTTCGGGGGTCGGTTACCTGCGCTACGAGGATCGCGATGCGATTCCGCAAGCCGCTGACTTTTTGCTGTCAGAAGAGGATGTGCATACGGCGATGGTCTACGGCATTATTCATTCTGAAAGCGGCCAAGAAGTGGTGACGGGGTCGTTGCGCACCAGTAAGCTCACGCTAGACCCCGATGAGTTTCTCAAAAAAGCATTCGGTCAAGACGGACAGGGGCGCTTTTTTGGAGGCGGTCGCAGTCGAGCGGGGGGCTTTGAGATTACCCTCGGGTTCCTGTCGGGGTCGAATGAAAACTCGGACTACGCCGAGCAGAAGTGGAGCATTTTTGACAAGCAGATTCGCCAGAAGCTGTCTCGGCTAATCGATCCCGAGGAATCGACCCGCTGA
- a CDS encoding response regulator transcription factor, protein MAESTPKGHILVVEDEQKLARFIELELGYEGYRVTVANDGTGGMMASREQEPDLILLDWMLPGISGIEICRRLRQTGNRVPIILMTAKDEVVDRVEGLDAGADDYVVKPFSIEELLARVRAHLRRYSGQGEGKLTFLDLTLDPITREVVRRSGEGDDASLRRIELTAKEFDLLRYLMEHPRQVLTRQQILENVWGYDFMGDSNIIEVYIRYLRLKVEQEGEKRLIQTVRGVGYVLRD, encoded by the coding sequence ATGGCAGAATCGACCCCCAAAGGCCACATCTTGGTGGTAGAGGACGAGCAGAAACTGGCTCGGTTTATCGAGCTGGAGCTCGGGTATGAAGGCTATCGCGTTACGGTTGCCAACGATGGGACGGGCGGTATGATGGCCTCCCGCGAGCAAGAACCCGATCTGATTTTGCTCGACTGGATGTTGCCGGGTATTTCTGGTATCGAGATTTGTCGGCGATTGCGGCAAACGGGCAATCGCGTCCCGATTATTTTGATGACGGCTAAAGACGAAGTGGTCGATCGCGTCGAAGGCTTAGATGCTGGTGCCGACGATTATGTTGTCAAGCCCTTTAGCATTGAAGAGTTGCTAGCCCGCGTACGGGCTCACCTGCGCCGCTACAGCGGTCAGGGGGAAGGCAAACTCACCTTTTTGGATCTCACCCTCGATCCCATCACCCGCGAGGTGGTGCGGCGCTCGGGTGAAGGGGATGACGCCAGCCTGCGCCGGATCGAACTGACAGCGAAAGAATTCGACTTGCTGCGCTACTTAATGGAACATCCCCGCCAAGTGCTTACCCGCCAGCAAATTCTCGAAAATGTTTGGGGCTACGACTTTATGGGCGACTCCAATATTATTGAGGTCTATATTCGCTATTTGCGCTTGAAGGTAGAACAAGAGGGAGAAAAACGCTTGATTCAGACAGTGCGTGGTGTGGGATATGTATTGAGAGATTGA